One genomic window of Methanosarcina acetivorans C2A includes the following:
- a CDS encoding MBL fold metallo-hydrolase, producing MDISVNIIPVPLKMTSAFIIRDKGTILVDSGYPGSEDTILEKLHEIGGSPEDIRLIVLTHGHADHAGSAAALREKTGAKVAVHRLDADKVREGNQGKLHPAGFTGRILGLFFGTKKASSYPAFEPDILIDESLELEEYGVRGRVIHTPGHSPGCVSVLLISGDAIAGDLIFPSIPSEKPSLPFWVDDPAEARRSIKKLIDITPGKIYIAHGKPFSSTEVKKSFSSLF from the coding sequence ATGGATATTTCCGTAAATATTATACCTGTACCTCTGAAAATGACTTCTGCGTTCATTATCAGAGACAAAGGAACCATCCTGGTCGATTCCGGATATCCGGGGAGTGAAGACACCATACTTGAAAAACTGCATGAGATCGGGGGTTCGCCTGAAGATATTCGGCTCATAGTCCTCACACACGGGCATGCTGACCACGCAGGAAGTGCTGCTGCCCTAAGGGAGAAAACAGGCGCAAAGGTTGCCGTGCACCGCCTGGATGCCGATAAAGTCCGTGAAGGAAACCAGGGGAAACTGCATCCTGCCGGATTTACGGGAAGAATTCTCGGGCTCTTTTTCGGTACGAAGAAAGCCTCCAGCTACCCGGCTTTTGAACCTGATATTCTTATCGACGAATCCCTGGAACTCGAAGAGTACGGCGTCCGGGGGCGAGTAATCCACACTCCTGGCCATTCTCCGGGCTGTGTATCTGTCCTTCTAATTAGCGGGGATGCAATTGCAGGAGACCTTATCTTTCCTTCAATCCCTTCCGAAAAACCGTCCCTTCCTTTCTGGGTAGATGATCCGGCTGAGGCTCGACGGAGCATCAAAAAACTGATTGATATCACTCCCGGAAAGATTTACATCGCTCACGGGAAACCATTCAGTTCCACGGAAGTAAAAAAGAGTTTTTCGAGCCTTTTTTGA
- a CDS encoding bile acid:sodium symporter family protein, which translates to MLKKFTSLFPLWAILLSAVAYLHPEYFAPHQGLIVPFLSLIMLGMGVTLSVGSFLAVLKRPYVVLLGTLMQYTLMPLAAWAVSLALKLPADLMAGVILLGCCPGGTASNVICYLAKGDVALSIVLTSVSTMLAFLATPFLTWLFIGQTVNVDVTGMLVSVVRIVIVPVVLGLAINYFFEARIRAVRDVFPAISAAAIVIIIAIIIGTNSENLEQSGLLVLLAVVLHNSLGLAGGYGVAKALKLSEKEARTLAIEVGMQNSGLSVALAIKHFTAAAALPGAIFSIWHNLSGAFLAGHWSKETVPDPDKSERPKTIGHIH; encoded by the coding sequence ATGCTTAAAAAGTTCACTTCATTATTTCCCCTCTGGGCAATACTCTTATCTGCGGTAGCATATCTGCATCCGGAGTATTTTGCCCCTCATCAGGGGCTTATCGTACCCTTTTTAAGCCTGATCATGCTCGGGATGGGCGTTACACTCTCAGTGGGCAGTTTCCTTGCGGTCCTGAAGCGGCCCTATGTGGTTCTCCTGGGCACTCTGATGCAGTACACCCTTATGCCCCTGGCAGCATGGGCGGTAAGCCTGGCCTTAAAGCTTCCTGCCGACCTTATGGCGGGGGTGATCCTGCTTGGCTGCTGTCCCGGAGGTACGGCTTCAAATGTTATCTGTTACCTTGCAAAAGGAGACGTTGCCCTCTCGATAGTGCTTACCTCTGTCTCCACCATGCTTGCCTTTCTTGCCACCCCGTTCCTTACCTGGCTCTTTATAGGGCAGACTGTGAACGTTGACGTTACAGGCATGCTTGTAAGTGTTGTAAGGATAGTGATTGTGCCTGTAGTGCTCGGGCTTGCGATCAATTATTTCTTTGAAGCACGGATAAGGGCAGTCAGGGACGTCTTTCCGGCAATTTCAGCCGCGGCCATAGTGATCATAATTGCCATAATCATAGGGACTAACAGCGAGAATCTTGAGCAAAGCGGGCTCCTTGTCCTGCTTGCAGTTGTCCTTCACAATAGTCTAGGGCTTGCAGGCGGCTATGGAGTTGCAAAAGCTTTGAAACTTAGCGAAAAAGAAGCAAGAACTCTGGCAATCGAAGTAGGGATGCAGAATTCGGGCCTCAGTGTGGCTCTTGCGATAAAACATTTCACTGCTGCGGCAGCGCTTCCGGGTGCCATCTTCAGCATCTGGCATAACCTGTCCGGA
- a CDS encoding response regulator → MKVLIAEDEPISNLWLKNTLTRWGYEAISTRDGYEAWEVLNESDFPRVVILDWEMPKMKGIEVCEKIKKDPRLSSIYIILITGRDLTEDMEAGFKAGADDYLKKPFDNRKLKTKLDTARKKLGF, encoded by the coding sequence GTGAAAGTTCTGATTGCCGAAGATGAACCGATTTCCAATTTGTGGCTTAAAAACACGTTGACAAGGTGGGGTTATGAAGCCATTTCCACACGTGACGGATATGAAGCCTGGGAAGTTTTGAACGAAAGTGACTTCCCCAGAGTTGTTATTCTCGACTGGGAGATGCCGAAAATGAAAGGAATAGAGGTCTGCGAAAAAATAAAGAAAGACCCCCGGCTAAGCAGCATATATATAATTCTTATAACCGGCCGAGACCTGACCGAAGATATGGAGGCAGGGTTCAAGGCAGGTGCTGACGATTACCTCAAAAAACCTTTTGACAACCGGAAATTAAAAACAAAACTGGATACTGCCAGAAAAAAGCTGGGCTTTTAA
- a CDS encoding diacylglycerol/polyprenol kinase family protein — MAAENTDGDRCAHQDENSSLKGEVERQLIHLLTGIFFILLIYVAGERALWILLLLLAFYLATSFVISKNILPPSLSPFLCRWGRPEKQNIPLKGNILLLCGIILSLVLFPEEIVYASIAIVGFGDSVSTVTGVTIGRHKLPYSEEKTVEGTLAGILVAFLASLFFVTSAQAFVGSIGGMLLESVVDLQTVKELNSRAAFRFFLNDNFLIPIFSGLLMFITGLFQN; from the coding sequence ATGGCAGCCGAAAACACAGACGGAGACAGGTGCGCACATCAGGACGAAAATTCATCTCTTAAAGGTGAGGTTGAACGCCAGCTAATTCACCTCCTAACAGGAATCTTTTTTATTCTTCTTATCTATGTAGCCGGAGAAAGGGCATTATGGATTCTGCTTTTGTTGCTCGCTTTTTATCTGGCAACATCTTTTGTGATTTCAAAGAATATTCTTCCACCTTCACTTTCGCCCTTTCTGTGCAGGTGGGGAAGACCTGAAAAGCAGAATATCCCTCTCAAAGGGAATATCCTGCTCCTTTGCGGAATAATTCTGTCTCTCGTACTCTTTCCTGAAGAAATCGTATATGCTTCGATTGCAATAGTGGGATTCGGAGACTCGGTATCAACCGTTACAGGCGTTACTATAGGCAGGCATAAGTTACCCTACTCGGAAGAAAAAACCGTTGAAGGAACTCTTGCAGGAATTCTCGTTGCTTTCCTCGCCTCGTTATTTTTTGTAACTTCTGCTCAGGCCTTTGTCGGATCAATCGGAGGAATGCTGCTGGAAAGCGTTGTGGATTTACAGACCGTAAAAGAACTCAATTCTCGTGCAGCTTTCAGGTTTTTTCTCAATGACAATTTTTTAATTCCAATATTTTCAGGTTTACTTATGTTTATTACCGGACTGTTCCAAAATTGA
- a CDS encoding VOC family protein codes for MPTIVHFDVPADDPARAKKFYAELFGWKFEKPFETMEYYLIETEDLEGKAGPGGGLGKRGAPDQRIMNYIGVPSIEEYLSKVEKLGGKVVMAKTAVPGWGYLAICTDTENNTFGLWQDEKETK; via the coding sequence ATGCCAACAATAGTTCATTTTGATGTCCCGGCAGACGATCCTGCGCGGGCAAAGAAATTTTACGCCGAACTTTTCGGCTGGAAGTTTGAGAAGCCTTTTGAAACGATGGAATACTATCTCATCGAAACGGAAGACCTTGAAGGAAAAGCAGGGCCTGGAGGAGGGCTTGGGAAACGAGGTGCTCCAGACCAGAGAATCATGAATTATATCGGAGTCCCCTCAATTGAAGAATACCTCTCGAAGGTGGAAAAACTCGGAGGCAAAGTGGTGATGGCAAAGACTGCCGTTCCGGGCTGGGGATACCTTGCAATTTGCACAGACACCGAGAACAACACCTTCGGGCTCTGGCAAGATGAAAAAGAGACAAAATGA
- a CDS encoding DUF2119 domain-containing protein, giving the protein MQENRYLKKKNQPEKNRLGKKKRNPKTKLPEKKEKKEHKRMKFDEKTGSFPEEPDCTDMCNTHNYANETGLRIYGQGKPVRLFVAGLHGDEWKDTTEILLKIKPPENGILAVIPLVSKGEYISTLDPAYYPVMGTDILKAVEALNPEVYIELHSYSGENLEKLAGRDRLERIGVPAYSVLKAGVLLGSVSPWIRREYFPKEALCLSFEIQKGNPLSREFVADMLEVLKETGSRDEFIEYLRNKFPEQAKKAIEDYRRFYGEI; this is encoded by the coding sequence TTGCAAGAAAACCGCTACCTGAAGAAAAAGAATCAGCCTGAAAAAAATCGGCTTGGGAAAAAGAAACGAAATCCGAAAACAAAACTGCCTGAAAAAAAAGAAAAAAAGGAACACAAACGGATGAAATTTGATGAAAAAACCGGCTCCTTTCCTGAAGAGCCCGATTGTACGGACATGTGCAACACGCATAACTATGCTAATGAGACCGGGCTGAGGATCTATGGGCAGGGAAAACCTGTTCGCCTCTTTGTTGCGGGACTGCATGGGGATGAGTGGAAGGACACAACGGAAATCCTGCTAAAAATAAAGCCTCCCGAAAACGGCATCCTTGCAGTGATCCCTCTTGTCAGCAAGGGAGAATATATTTCAACTCTGGACCCGGCTTACTATCCGGTAATGGGGACAGATATCCTCAAAGCCGTTGAAGCCCTGAACCCTGAAGTTTACATTGAACTCCATTCCTATTCCGGAGAAAACCTCGAAAAACTTGCAGGAAGGGACAGGCTGGAAAGGATCGGAGTGCCGGCCTACAGCGTCCTGAAAGCAGGGGTATTGCTGGGTTCGGTTTCTCCCTGGATTCGAAGGGAGTACTTTCCAAAAGAAGCCCTTTGCCTCTCTTTTGAGATCCAGAAAGGAAATCCTCTGTCAAGGGAATTTGTTGCCGATATGCTCGAAGTCCTCAAAGAAACAGGATCAAGAGACGAGTTTATAGAATACCTGAGAAATAAATTTCCCGAACAGGCAAAAAAAGCTATCGAGGATTACCGCCGCTTTTACGGGGAAATCTGA
- a CDS encoding IS1634 family transposase, protein MAEKDSSRRVESSLKRTRFLGHLGLIVGVFRELEVDNLIDEKLPKERDHTVPHSVCILAMLLNGLGFVGQRLYLFPDFFKNISTERLFGDGITREDLNQYVIGETLDRIVKYGPTKLFTEIALHIMTHLPIPVHCLHADTTSVSVYGDYDDEETESIDITFGIPKNGRWDLKQFVLSLIVNQHGIPLFMNTHSGNSSDKNTILEAIQSLKSVLRPESEVYYVADSSFYTDNNIKNMGKSFWISRVPATITEAKELLTANLNLKTLKSDERYSFYQTFVEYGGVKQKWVLLLSHKMKEKKEQTLRTKLEKEVEKAEKSFKKLKGEDFFCEEDALKAAEKWIQDFPSVSFEKVDVKSIKKRELGKRGRPSKDEQLKTYCRINGIIKVNDAFVLNEMDKMGLFILASNDINLSPEDMLKYYKGQDNVEKGFRFLKSNTFSISKVYLKNKKRIEAMTMIMVLCLMIYSIAEWKLRTKLEEENETIPDQKGKPTKRPTMRWIFFNFQGITELISQNKGQMKSEILNMEEIHWKILGLMGEKYENIYL, encoded by the coding sequence ATGGCAGAAAAAGACAGCAGTAGAAGAGTTGAATCCTCCCTAAAACGTACAAGGTTCTTAGGTCACCTTGGTCTGATAGTTGGAGTGTTCCGAGAACTTGAGGTTGACAATCTGATCGATGAAAAACTTCCCAAAGAAAGGGATCATACTGTCCCTCACTCAGTCTGCATCCTTGCCATGTTGCTCAATGGTCTTGGTTTCGTAGGGCAACGTCTGTACCTGTTTCCTGATTTTTTTAAAAACATTTCTACGGAAAGGCTTTTCGGAGACGGTATAACAAGAGAGGATCTGAATCAATACGTTATCGGAGAGACTCTTGACAGAATCGTAAAATATGGCCCTACAAAACTGTTTACGGAAATTGCTCTTCACATCATGACTCATCTACCTATTCCTGTTCATTGTTTACACGCTGACACTACAAGTGTCAGCGTTTATGGGGATTATGATGACGAAGAAACTGAGTCTATTGACATTACTTTTGGAATTCCCAAAAACGGAAGATGGGACCTCAAACAATTTGTACTTAGCTTGATTGTTAATCAGCATGGGATACCTCTTTTCATGAACACACATTCAGGAAATTCTTCCGACAAAAACACAATTCTGGAAGCGATCCAGTCTCTCAAATCAGTTTTAAGACCTGAAAGCGAAGTTTACTACGTCGCTGATAGTTCCTTTTACACAGACAATAATATCAAGAACATGGGAAAGTCATTCTGGATCAGTCGTGTTCCCGCAACAATTACCGAGGCAAAGGAACTGCTAACTGCAAATCTGAACCTGAAAACGCTAAAAAGCGACGAAAGATACTCATTTTATCAAACCTTTGTGGAATATGGTGGAGTCAAACAAAAGTGGGTTTTGCTGCTTTCTCACAAGATGAAAGAGAAGAAAGAGCAAACTCTCAGGACGAAGCTTGAAAAAGAGGTTGAAAAAGCAGAGAAGTCTTTTAAAAAACTGAAAGGAGAGGACTTTTTTTGCGAAGAGGATGCATTAAAAGCTGCAGAAAAATGGATTCAAGATTTCCCTTCTGTCTCATTTGAAAAAGTAGATGTGAAATCCATTAAAAAACGTGAGTTGGGGAAAAGAGGCAGACCTTCAAAAGATGAGCAATTAAAGACTTATTGCAGGATTAATGGAATCATAAAGGTTAATGATGCTTTTGTTTTAAATGAAATGGATAAAATGGGACTTTTTATTCTTGCAAGTAATGATATCAATCTTTCTCCTGAGGATATGCTGAAGTATTACAAAGGGCAGGATAACGTGGAAAAAGGATTCAGATTCTTGAAAAGTAACACCTTTAGCATATCGAAAGTTTACCTCAAGAACAAAAAGAGAATTGAAGCGATGACTATGATAATGGTTCTCTGCTTAATGATTTATTCAATTGCAGAATGGAAATTAAGGACAAAATTAGAAGAAGAAAATGAAACGATTCCAGATCAAAAAGGGAAACCAACAAAAAGACCTACAATGAGATGGATATTTTTCAATTTTCAGGGAATTACAGAACTTATTTCTCAGAACAAAGGACAAATGAAGTCAGAAATATTGAATATGGAGGAGATTCACTGGAAGATACTGGGTCTAATGGGAGAGAAATATGAAAATATCTATCTCTAA
- a CDS encoding calcium/sodium antiporter, with protein MITVNFLILLLGLVFLVKGSDYFVKSASTIAKKLGVSEFVIGLTLVAIGTSIPELASSIAASIQQASGIVIGNVVGSNIANVGLIVGVAALLSPMKTEIDMLKRDGYIMLFSAVLFFVFAFNRELSMLEAGLFVLLYIAYVFFLFEEAEKYEGKLHFKEFITYFFKFKYINSAMQKLNGNRNRNSDSDRNSDSGNGNERLEGGFAKDIFTLVLSCAAIVIGAKYFVEESIFFAELLGIPDTVIGTTLVAVGTSLPELVVTVSAARQGYGSIALGNVIGSNITNIFLILGLSGLFYPLSVAEMSLFFTTPVMIAISLILLIFISTGWEIKRWEGVVLMMFYVAFLVVLFYI; from the coding sequence ATGATCACAGTGAATTTTCTCATTCTTTTACTTGGCCTTGTCTTTCTGGTTAAGGGTTCAGATTACTTTGTGAAGTCAGCCTCAACGATTGCAAAAAAGCTTGGCGTTTCGGAATTCGTTATAGGACTGACCCTTGTGGCAATCGGGACCTCAATTCCGGAACTTGCTTCTTCCATAGCCGCTTCTATCCAGCAGGCAAGTGGCATTGTAATAGGAAACGTTGTAGGCTCAAACATTGCCAACGTAGGCCTGATTGTGGGAGTTGCTGCGCTTCTTTCCCCCATGAAAACCGAAATCGATATGCTCAAAAGAGACGGCTATATCATGCTCTTTTCAGCTGTGCTCTTCTTTGTTTTTGCATTCAACAGGGAATTGTCAATGCTCGAAGCAGGGCTCTTTGTACTGCTGTATATCGCTTATGTATTTTTCCTTTTTGAGGAAGCCGAAAAATATGAAGGAAAGCTCCATTTCAAAGAGTTCATAACATATTTTTTCAAATTCAAGTACATAAACAGTGCAATGCAAAAGCTCAATGGGAACCGCAACAGAAACTCGGATTCAGATAGAAACTCGGATTCAGGAAATGGAAATGAACGGCTAGAGGGGGGCTTTGCAAAAGATATCTTTACCCTTGTGTTAAGCTGTGCAGCAATTGTAATTGGGGCAAAGTATTTTGTGGAAGAGTCGATCTTTTTTGCAGAACTCCTCGGGATTCCGGACACCGTCATAGGCACCACTCTGGTTGCGGTCGGGACTTCCCTCCCGGAACTTGTGGTAACGGTATCTGCAGCAAGGCAGGGTTACGGGAGTATAGCCCTTGGAAACGTGATAGGATCGAATATCACAAATATATTTTTGATCCTCGGGCTTTCAGGGCTTTTCTACCCCTTATCCGTTGCAGAAATGAGTCTCTTCTTTACAACCCCTGTCATGATAGCCATAAGCCTTATCCTTCTTATCTTTATTAGCACAGGCTGGGAAATCAAAAGGTGGGAAGGAGTGGTGTTAATGATGTTTTATGTGGCTTTCCTTGTAGTTTTATTCTACATCTGA
- a CDS encoding TlyA family RNA methyltransferase, with translation MRLDAYLVEMGHFKSRGRAKTAILDGNVKVNGITVTKVSRDVSIDDVIEVAEGLDQPQGYFKLRFIQEESEVLKPGDRVLDLGSSAGGFLLFASEIVSHIKGLEFSRDFRSELGKIAFEKENVEVIFGDVFTIPLKELSEEPVDVILSDMTLEPEDSIKALSRVLPLLKEGGKLLQVIKIPKKKNPKPILSRIENLRLEIQQVVSSEKQEIYVVARKPLPEEKESA, from the coding sequence ATGAGACTGGATGCATATCTTGTAGAGATGGGACATTTCAAGTCCAGGGGACGGGCCAAAACTGCCATTCTTGACGGAAACGTGAAAGTCAACGGCATCACGGTAACAAAAGTCTCCAGGGACGTCTCGATTGATGATGTAATAGAAGTTGCCGAGGGCCTGGATCAGCCTCAGGGCTACTTCAAACTCCGGTTTATTCAGGAAGAAAGTGAAGTCCTTAAACCCGGGGACAGGGTTCTCGACCTGGGATCAAGTGCGGGCGGTTTTCTCCTTTTTGCGTCAGAGATTGTGAGCCATATAAAAGGTCTGGAGTTCAGCCGGGATTTCAGGAGCGAGCTTGGAAAAATTGCATTTGAAAAGGAAAATGTTGAGGTAATATTCGGGGATGTATTTACCATACCTCTTAAAGAGCTCTCTGAAGAGCCTGTGGACGTTATTCTCTCGGACATGACTCTTGAGCCCGAAGACTCGATCAAAGCCCTATCCAGAGTGCTTCCTCTCTTGAAGGAAGGGGGAAAACTGCTCCAGGTAATAAAAATCCCAAAGAAGAAAAACCCGAAGCCTATACTGAGCAGGATCGAGAACCTGAGACTTGAAATCCAGCAGGTTGTTAGTTCCGAAAAACAGGAGATCTACGTGGTTGCAAGAAAACCGCTACCTGAAGAAAAAGAATCAGCCTGA
- a CDS encoding zinc ribbon domain-containing protein: MYCNNCGLKADPEDIFCSGCGNKIKKKSDTASSEHEIKAFKFATAAPGRSNYTIALLVSKISLFSLFSYYNRKIPANRRILKGIWIVALICILGTLLTAYSTFAIGSNESSDTNSPISNSPITNSQILHSISQDRIQTDKNIRRCEQIATEYASGHTYSKDDVYDCDNMAQDIWDMLKAKGINARIAVGNFKSAEDWRIANGTDTQKSSDDGHLGEIEVPGHTYTNMNVSNSKAIESFNHAWVLAEVSPGSWLAIECTGGYIVYSDENEKYYQGLTFSNPKNYRSFLSLYRDWKIKALDYETEKSYYNELVKPYDNASHSEQVVMRSGIEIAQRTLYEKEKAFLKTDSELNALLKYG, encoded by the coding sequence GTGTACTGCAATAACTGCGGATTAAAAGCAGATCCGGAAGACATTTTTTGTTCAGGTTGTGGAAACAAAATCAAAAAAAAATCCGATACTGCTAGTTCCGAGCATGAAATAAAGGCTTTCAAGTTCGCAACTGCTGCTCCCGGAAGATCCAATTATACAATAGCATTATTAGTTTCCAAAATATCGTTATTCTCTTTATTCTCTTATTATAACCGTAAAATCCCTGCTAACAGAAGAATTCTTAAAGGCATCTGGATTGTGGCTCTAATTTGTATTTTAGGAACCTTATTAACCGCATACTCAACTTTTGCCATTGGTTCTAATGAATCTTCTGATACAAACAGTCCGATTTCAAACAGTCCGATTACAAACAGTCAGATATTACATTCGATATCACAGGACCGGATACAGACAGATAAGAATATCCGACGATGTGAGCAAATAGCAACCGAGTACGCCAGTGGTCATACCTATTCAAAAGATGACGTTTATGATTGTGATAATATGGCCCAGGACATCTGGGACATGTTAAAGGCAAAAGGCATTAACGCAAGAATTGCAGTAGGAAATTTCAAATCTGCAGAAGATTGGAGAATTGCAAATGGGACTGATACCCAGAAAAGCTCTGATGACGGGCATCTTGGTGAAATTGAAGTTCCCGGTCACACTTACACAAATATGAATGTGTCAAATTCGAAAGCCATTGAAAGTTTCAATCATGCCTGGGTTCTTGCCGAAGTTTCTCCAGGTTCCTGGTTAGCCATAGAATGCACCGGAGGGTATATTGTTTATAGTGATGAAAACGAGAAGTACTATCAGGGACTGACCTTCAGCAACCCGAAAAACTATAGAAGCTTTCTTTCTTTGTACCGGGACTGGAAAATAAAGGCTCTTGACTATGAGACCGAGAAGTCGTATTACAATGAACTCGTAAAACCGTACGATAACGCAAGTCACTCTGAACAGGTCGTTATGAGGAGCGGGATTGAAATCGCCCAGCGCACCCTTTACGAAAAAGAGAAAGCATTCCTTAAAACAGACTCGGAACTGAACGCTTTACTTAAGTACGGATAA